One Cyanobacteria bacterium GSL.Bin1 genomic region harbors:
- a CDS encoding PBP1A family penicillin-binding protein, translating to MNKPKQSEPDPAATVSQWVTQAIQTVQAQALTLKPGANVPELRIKNGRKQKITKHPLIGDRYLLGRSSRSCDIVIRNSLISQVHLSINRTPAGGYAIKDEGSLNGIYIGKRKQSSFSLRHGDRFTLGPPDVADAVEIRYHYPPPRVLKGISTVLYGVGGVVLLFAVIVGLEWTKFSVQPLPVGVQGPVVVYSRDGQTPLRPLQSGTHRELKQLSDFSPYLPDAVIASEDTRFYWHFGVDPIGILRALMVNLTASDIRQGASTITQQLARSLYPEYVGRENTAKRKIQEMIVALKLETFYSKDRLLLTYLNRVYLGVGSYGFEDAAQFYFNKSASDLNLSESATLVAILPAPNAYNPVRDYETAVQLRDRVINRMAKLGMVTAEEAQRARRSRIEVSPKAKQNFSQIRAPYFYNHVLLELEELLGSELAAEGNFIVETAVDLNLQQQAEASLRENINNQGTDYGYQQGAMVTLDSTTGAIRALVGGKSYTESQFNRVTQAQRQPGSTFKVFAYAAALEQGISRRYPCSPFTWKGQRYRGCERSAGEISLARGLAQSENVVALRVARDVGLNQVVQMAERLGINSTLNPVPGLVLGQSEVNLLEITGAYTVFANNGVKNPPHGITRIFDGGDCPDPDDYETCRVIYDYETDGGRDQSVFAPRLAQTMTQWLQGVVQQGTGRAASIGYGAAGKTGTTDDAVDLWFIGYVPRQNLTTGVWLGNDQPSPTQGSSTQAAQLWGSYMRAVLP from the coding sequence ATGAATAAGCCTAAACAATCAGAACCGGATCCGGCAGCAACTGTTAGTCAATGGGTGACCCAAGCGATCCAAACCGTACAAGCACAAGCCCTCACCTTAAAACCTGGTGCCAACGTTCCCGAATTACGGATTAAAAATGGGAGAAAACAAAAGATTACCAAACATCCCCTCATCGGTGATCGCTATCTTTTAGGACGGAGTTCCCGCAGTTGCGACATCGTCATCCGCAACTCGTTGATTTCGCAAGTGCATCTTTCCATTAATCGGACACCGGCAGGTGGTTATGCGATTAAAGATGAAGGCTCACTGAACGGAATTTATATCGGCAAACGCAAACAATCTTCTTTTTCCCTCCGCCACGGGGATCGCTTTACCCTCGGTCCCCCTGATGTCGCGGATGCCGTTGAAATTAGGTATCATTATCCCCCACCGCGAGTATTGAAAGGAATTTCCACTGTTCTTTATGGTGTGGGGGGAGTCGTCCTTCTGTTCGCTGTGATTGTTGGCTTGGAATGGACAAAATTTTCTGTGCAACCCCTTCCCGTTGGGGTCCAAGGTCCTGTTGTCGTCTATTCTCGAGATGGACAAACCCCCTTACGTCCCTTGCAAAGTGGCACCCATCGCGAATTAAAACAATTATCTGACTTTTCCCCTTATCTCCCAGATGCGGTAATTGCCTCAGAAGATACACGCTTTTATTGGCATTTCGGGGTTGATCCCATTGGGATCTTACGGGCGCTGATGGTTAATCTCACGGCTTCTGATATCCGTCAAGGGGCAAGTACCATTACCCAACAGTTAGCCCGCAGTCTCTATCCCGAGTATGTGGGACGAGAAAATACCGCCAAACGGAAAATCCAGGAAATGATCGTTGCTCTGAAGTTGGAGACCTTTTACAGCAAAGATCGCCTATTGCTGACCTATTTGAATCGAGTGTATTTAGGGGTGGGGAGTTACGGGTTTGAAGATGCGGCCCAGTTTTACTTCAACAAATCGGCGAGTGATTTGAATTTGTCAGAATCGGCTACTTTAGTCGCAATTTTGCCAGCTCCCAATGCCTATAATCCGGTGCGAGATTATGAAACAGCAGTGCAATTGCGCGATCGCGTGATTAATCGGATGGCAAAACTCGGTATGGTCACAGCAGAAGAAGCCCAACGAGCCCGTCGTTCTCGCATTGAAGTGAGCCCAAAAGCCAAGCAAAACTTTTCTCAAATTCGTGCTCCCTATTTCTATAACCATGTTCTCCTCGAATTAGAAGAATTACTCGGATCAGAACTCGCCGCCGAAGGAAATTTTATTGTCGAAACTGCCGTTGACCTAAACTTACAACAACAAGCAGAAGCGAGCCTCCGCGAGAATATTAATAATCAGGGGACTGATTATGGGTACCAACAAGGGGCAATGGTGACGCTAGACAGTACCACCGGTGCCATTCGAGCGTTAGTGGGAGGGAAAAGTTACACCGAAAGCCAGTTCAATCGAGTAACCCAAGCCCAACGTCAACCCGGTTCCACATTTAAAGTCTTTGCCTATGCTGCTGCCCTAGAACAAGGCATTTCTCGCCGCTATCCTTGTTCTCCTTTCACCTGGAAAGGACAGCGCTACCGCGGTTGTGAACGGAGTGCCGGTGAAATTAGTCTCGCGCGGGGACTGGCTCAATCGGAAAATGTTGTCGCGTTGCGGGTGGCGCGAGATGTGGGATTAAATCAAGTGGTGCAAATGGCAGAACGCCTCGGAATTAATTCCACTTTAAATCCTGTGCCCGGTTTGGTTCTCGGGCAAAGCGAAGTAAATCTTTTGGAGATTACCGGGGCTTATACGGTGTTTGCCAATAATGGCGTGAAGAATCCTCCTCACGGTATTACACGAATTTTTGATGGGGGTGATTGTCCTGATCCCGATGATTATGAAACCTGTCGGGTGATTTATGATTATGAAACGGATGGGGGGCGCGATCAAAGTGTCTTTGCCCCTCGCCTTGCCCAAACTATGACCCAATGGTTACAAGGGGTTGTTCAACAAGGAACCGGACGCGCTGCTAGTATTGGTTATGGTGCTGCCGGAAAAACAGGAACCACCGATGATGCTGTGGATTTATGGTTTATTGGCTATGTTCCTCGACAAAATTTAACCACTGGCGTTTGGTTAGGAAATGATCAACCTTCTCCGACTCAAGGCAGTAGCACTCAAGCCGCCCAACTCTGGGGCAGCTATATGCGAGCTGTCTTACCGTAA
- a CDS encoding lipoprotein signal peptidase produces MKKNRLFWLVAIIGFLLDQATKLIVVESFVEIGKTIALWQDVFHLTYVINRGAAFSLFAENGSWLRWLSLAVTIGLMIYAWLSPRLPKLEQLGYGFVLAGAAGNGLDRFLFGYVVDFLDFRLIQFPVFNLADIWINIGIFCLILINLPVFQRSHRPRNGEPNNNE; encoded by the coding sequence ATGAAGAAAAATCGCTTATTTTGGCTCGTTGCAATTATTGGCTTCCTACTCGATCAGGCAACAAAATTAATTGTTGTTGAGTCCTTTGTTGAAATTGGAAAAACGATCGCGCTGTGGCAAGATGTCTTTCATTTAACCTATGTCATTAATCGGGGAGCAGCGTTTAGTCTCTTTGCCGAGAACGGGTCATGGCTCCGTTGGTTATCGCTGGCGGTTACCATTGGCTTGATGATTTATGCTTGGCTGAGTCCACGCTTACCGAAATTAGAACAACTGGGGTATGGTTTTGTCTTAGCCGGGGCTGCCGGTAATGGGTTAGATCGATTTTTATTTGGTTATGTGGTAGATTTTTTAGATTTTCGGTTAATTCAATTTCCCGTATTTAATCTTGCTGATATCTGGATTAATATCGGAATTTTCTGTTTAATTTTGATTAATTTGCCAGTTTTCCAACGTTCTCATCGCCCAAGAAATGGAGAACCCAATAACAATGAATAA
- a CDS encoding biotin transporter BioY, protein MSSPSNELLWAIIGLILTIGGTFVEAFMTNFPWSWTQQGIQIHSLGITYQIGAVLLTGCLGGKRAGAFSQLAYVTMGLFWQPVFSNGGGLEYLLEPTFGYILGFIPGAWFCGVLAFRRDKQLEWLAMSCLFGLAIIHSFGIVYLVGLHYVKLFILDAPLLLWPTIAQYSWQPLGGQLVLVCAVAVLASGLRNILFY, encoded by the coding sequence GTGTCGTCTCCAAGCAATGAACTACTCTGGGCAATAATTGGTTTGATTTTGACGATTGGCGGAACGTTTGTTGAAGCCTTCATGACGAATTTTCCCTGGTCTTGGACCCAACAAGGCATTCAGATCCATTCTTTGGGTATAACCTATCAAATTGGTGCTGTTTTATTGACGGGTTGTCTGGGTGGAAAACGGGCAGGGGCATTTTCACAATTGGCTTATGTCACCATGGGCTTATTCTGGCAACCGGTTTTCTCAAATGGAGGAGGCCTTGAGTATCTACTGGAACCAACATTTGGCTATATTCTTGGCTTTATCCCCGGTGCTTGGTTTTGTGGCGTTTTGGCATTTCGTAGAGACAAACAACTGGAATGGTTAGCAATGAGTTGTTTGTTCGGGTTAGCGATTATTCATAGCTTTGGGATTGTGTATTTAGTGGGATTGCATTATGTCAAGTTATTCATTTTAGATGCACCGCTTCTTTTATGGCCAACAATTGCCCAATATTCTTGGCAACCTTTGGGAGGACAGTTAGTTTTAGTTTGTGCCGTCGCTGTTTTGGCATCTGGTTTACGCAATATTCTGTTTTATTAA
- the map gene encoding type I methionyl aminopeptidase, producing the protein MNFLTQLLSPRTSQGQTTTSRQRKRHRGIEIKNAQEIEFMRESGRIVATVLQEISQIAESGMTTADLDAYAEKRIREMGATPSFKGYHGFPGSICVCLNNEVVHGIPSPKKVIRNGDLLKVDTGAYKNGFHGDSCITIAIGQVKPKALELMEIAENALYEGIKQVQEGTQLLEIAGAIEDYVTRRGYSVVENFTGHGVGRNLHEAPAVFNTRTSQLPNVKLKAGMVLAIEPIVNAGSKFTRTLRDRWTVVTIDNSLSAQFEHTVLVTVEGYEILTDRTQNSILSADSQE; encoded by the coding sequence ATGAACTTCCTCACCCAACTGCTTTCTCCCAGAACATCTCAAGGGCAAACAACAACATCTCGTCAAAGAAAACGTCATCGAGGCATTGAAATTAAAAACGCTCAAGAAATTGAGTTCATGCGCGAGTCGGGGAGAATTGTAGCGACGGTATTGCAGGAGATTTCACAAATTGCAGAATCGGGAATGACCACAGCGGACTTAGATGCCTATGCCGAAAAACGGATTCGAGAAATGGGTGCGACACCTAGCTTTAAAGGGTATCATGGCTTTCCTGGTTCCATTTGCGTGTGTTTGAATAATGAAGTAGTGCATGGCATTCCCAGTCCCAAAAAGGTCATTCGCAATGGCGATCTTTTAAAAGTCGATACCGGGGCCTATAAAAATGGATTTCATGGCGATTCCTGTATTACCATTGCCATTGGTCAAGTCAAGCCGAAAGCCCTTGAGTTGATGGAAATTGCCGAAAACGCCCTGTATGAAGGGATCAAACAGGTGCAGGAAGGAACCCAATTGTTAGAAATTGCCGGTGCGATTGAGGACTATGTGACCCGTCGAGGCTATAGCGTCGTAGAAAATTTTACCGGTCATGGGGTGGGGCGTAATCTCCATGAAGCACCAGCAGTGTTTAATACGCGCACCTCACAACTGCCCAATGTGAAGTTAAAAGCAGGGATGGTGCTTGCCATTGAGCCGATTGTCAATGCTGGCTCAAAATTTACCCGCACCTTGCGCGATCGCTGGACAGTAGTGACAATAGATAACTCCCTCTCCGCACAATTTGAGCATACCGTTCTTGTCACCGTAGAGGGTTATGAAATTCTCACTGATCGGACCCAAAACAGCATTTTGTCTGCTGACTCGCAAGAGTAA
- a CDS encoding AAA family ATPase yields MFSYDALVQQMGYPDFYPHLTDNSIQQLQTHISYIFLTGEYAYKLKKPVDLGFLDFSTFEKRRYYCQQELALNQPIAPDIYLDVLPITQQKNTLEINGQGEVVEYVLKMRQFPQSALLSVMQKEGQLSEFLITKLGKRVATFHEQTKTDDYIRQFGKPEMIAQAINNNYQQTEKYIGITQTEQQFRETKAFTDRFLETQQPLFQARIDQGFIRECHGDLHLKNICWWQDKVQLFDRIEFNEPFRFVDVMYDVAFTVMDLQFRGCPEFATVFLNHYLEQTGDWEGVQVLPLYLTRQAYVRAKVNSLMFEDPHVSAEEKQHAREQASKYYHLAWQYTQPQAGRLWMMSGLSGSGKTTIARQMAKQHQAIHLRSDAVRKHLAGIAVDETGSDDIYTAEMTQKTYDRLLKLGVLLASQGWSVILDAKYDQQDLRKAVIAQAQKHHLPLQIVYCDAPMAVLRDRLTHREGDISDATANLLAKQQANADPFNEREQAYLVTLDTTQDWNQLSETLAKL; encoded by the coding sequence ATGTTTAGCTATGATGCTTTAGTACAGCAAATGGGTTACCCTGATTTTTATCCTCATTTGACTGATAATTCAATTCAACAATTACAAACTCACATTTCCTATATTTTTTTGACGGGGGAGTATGCTTATAAACTAAAAAAACCAGTTGATTTAGGTTTTTTAGACTTTTCTACATTTGAGAAGCGACGGTATTATTGTCAGCAAGAATTAGCTTTAAACCAACCGATCGCGCCCGATATTTATCTTGATGTTTTGCCCATCACACAACAGAAAAATACCCTAGAAATTAACGGTCAAGGTGAGGTTGTGGAATATGTTTTAAAAATGCGTCAATTTCCACAATCCGCGCTTCTCAGTGTGATGCAAAAAGAAGGTCAATTATCGGAGTTTTTGATCACAAAATTAGGAAAACGGGTGGCAACGTTTCACGAACAAACCAAAACGGATGATTATATTCGTCAATTTGGCAAACCGGAAATGATTGCCCAAGCAATTAACAATAACTACCAACAGACCGAAAAGTATATTGGAATCACCCAAACGGAACAACAGTTTCGGGAAACCAAAGCGTTTACGGATCGCTTTTTAGAAACCCAGCAGCCTCTATTCCAAGCCAGAATCGATCAAGGTTTCATTCGGGAATGCCACGGGGATTTACACCTGAAAAATATTTGTTGGTGGCAAGATAAAGTGCAGCTGTTTGATCGCATTGAATTTAATGAACCGTTTCGTTTTGTCGATGTTATGTATGATGTGGCGTTTACAGTGATGGATCTCCAATTTAGAGGTTGTCCGGAGTTTGCTACTGTTTTTCTTAACCATTATTTAGAACAGACGGGCGACTGGGAAGGAGTACAAGTTTTGCCCCTTTATCTCACTCGACAAGCTTATGTCCGCGCCAAAGTCAATTCTTTGATGTTCGAGGATCCTCATGTCAGTGCGGAAGAAAAACAACACGCCAGGGAACAAGCGAGCAAGTATTATCACTTAGCGTGGCAATATACCCAACCGCAAGCGGGGCGTTTGTGGATGATGTCAGGGTTATCCGGTTCCGGGAAAACGACGATCGCGCGACAAATGGCAAAACAACATCAAGCGATTCATTTACGGTCAGATGCAGTGCGCAAACATCTGGCAGGAATTGCTGTGGATGAAACTGGAAGTGACGACATTTATACCGCAGAAATGACGCAAAAAACTTATGATCGCCTTTTAAAATTGGGGGTCTTATTAGCCTCACAAGGCTGGTCAGTGATTTTAGATGCCAAATATGACCAACAAGACTTAAGAAAAGCTGTGATTGCTCAAGCCCAAAAGCACCATTTACCCTTGCAGATTGTCTATTGTGATGCCCCCATGGCGGTATTGCGCGATCGCCTTACCCACCGAGAAGGGGATATTTCTGATGCCACGGCTAATTTATTAGCTAAACAACAAGCAAATGCTGACCCGTTTAATGAAAGGGAACAAGCTTACCTGGTTACTCTTGATACAACTCAAGATTGGAATCAACTTTCTGAAACGCTTGCCAAACTTTAG